A genome region from Solanum pennellii chromosome 12, SPENNV200 includes the following:
- the LOC107005187 gene encoding potassium transporter 4-like, giving the protein MYQVGIHHEGDSLEHPPSLADGGAHVSVDTVGEDGKGGQTPEGKRKTELPSKFPFLNISRNLVLAYQSLGVVYGDLSTSPLYVYRSVFDGKLQDHQSPETIFGAFSLIFWTITLIPLLKYVFIVLCADDNGEGGSFALYSLLCRHAKFSLLPNQQAADEELSSYKYGFSGRSTAGFQLKRFLEKHKKSRTVLLVIVLLAACMVIGDGVLTPAMSVISSMSGIQAAADHLTHDEVVFLSCIILVGLFALQHSGTHRVGFLFAPIVLIWLISIMIIGLYNTIIWNPKIVSAFSPYYIIKFFRDTGKDGWISLGGILLSVAGTEAMYADLGHFSAFSMRITFAFVVYPCLVIQYMGQAAFLSKNLDSIPNSFYSSIPDGVYWPVFVIATLAAIVGSQSIITATFSIVKQCNSLGCFPRVKIVHTSKHKGQIYVPEINWILMILTLAVAIGFQDTTLIGNAYGLACMTVMFITTFLMTLVIIFVWQRSLVFAAAFLLFFWFIEGLYLSSAAIKAPQGGWVSLLLSFILLAIMLVWHYGTRKKYKYDLHNKVPLKWILGLGPSLGIVRVPGIGLIYSELVTGVPPIFSHFVTNLPAFHNVMVFVCVKSVPVPHVSSDERFLIGRVGPRPYRMYRCIVRYGYKDAQQDTGNFEDLLIQSVAEFIQMEAVEPQLSSSDSSSLDGRMAVISTNLQSHSPFIIDDDFETCSTIQSSKSLTLQSVRSFYDDGSHENRKRRIRFNLPENSGMDPEVRDELIDLVQAKESGIAYIMGHSCVKARRSSSCWKKFVIDVAYSFLRKNCRASAVALNIPHISLIEVGMIYYV; this is encoded by the exons ATGTATCAAGTTGGTATCCATCATGAGGGAGATAGTTTGGAGCATCCTCCTTCGCTTGCCGACGGTGGGGCCCACGTATCAGTAGATACAGTTGGAGAAGATGGGAAAGGTGGACAAACTCCAGAGGGAAAGAGAAAAACGGAGCTTCCATCAAAG TTCCCTTTTTTGAATATCTCCAGGAATCTAGTATTGGCATACCAAAGTCTTGGGGTGGTATATGGAGATTTGAGCACATCACCGCTTTATGTCTATAGGAGTGTATTTGACGGGAAGTTGCAAGATCATCAGTCTCCGGAAACAATATTTGGTGCATTTTCATTGATCTTCTGGACAATAACACTCATTCCTTTGctcaaatatgtatttatcgTATTGTGTGCAGATGATAATGGTGAAG GTGGTTCATTTGCTCTTTACTCTCTGCTCTGTAGACATGCAAAGTTTAGTCTACTTCCCAACCAACAAGCAGCTGATGAGGAGCTATCTTCTTACAAATATGGCTTTTCTGGGCGGTCAACAGCAGGTTTTCAGTTGAAGAGATTTCTTGAGAAGCATAAAAAGTCACGTACAGTATTACTTGTTATTGTTTTATTGGCTGCTTGTATGGTCATAGGCGATGGTGTTCTGACACCTGCAATGTCAG TCATATCATCGATGTCAGGGATACAGGCTGCTGCAGATCACCTAACTCATG ATGAAGTGGTGTTTCTTTCTTGCATAATATTGGTTGGCCTGTTCGCTTTACAGCATTCTGGAACCCACAGGGTTGGATTTTTGTTTGCACCAATCGTGCTCATCTGGTTGATATCAATTATGATAATTGGGTTGTACAACACTATCATTTGGAACCCCAAAATTGTGTCTGCTTTTTCGCCCTATTATATCATCAAGTTTTTTAGGGATACAGGAAAAGATGGTTGGATTTCTCTTGGAGGTATTCTCCTCTCAGTTGCAG GTACTGAAGCTATGTATGCAGATCTTGGTCATTTCTCTGCCTTCTCCATGAGG ATTACATTTGCATTTGTGGTGTATCCGTGCTTGGTGATACAGTACATGGGTCAAGCTGCTTTTCTGTCAAAAAATCTAGATTCCATTCCAAATAGCTTCTATAGCTCAATACCTG ATGGTGTATACTGGCCTGTTTTTGTTATTGCAACCCTTGCAGCCATTGTGGGCAGCCAATCTATCATCACAGCCACGTTCTCAATCGTCAAGCAATGTAATTCACTAGGTTGCTTCCCGCGGGTCAAGATTGTCCACACCTCAAAGCATAAAGGGCAGATCTATGTACCAGAAATAAATTGGATCCTGATGATTCTCACTCTTGCTGTGGCTATCGGGTTCCAAGATACAACTTTGATTGGAAATGCATACG GGCTAGCTTGCATGACAGTTATGTTTATCACAACATTCCTCATGACACTTGTTATAATCTTTGTGTGGCAAAGAAGTTTAGTATTTGCCGCtgcttttctccttttcttctGGTTCATCGAAGGTCTCTACCTATCTTCCGCAGCCATTAAGGCTCCACAGGGAGGATGGGTATCCCTTTTGCTCTCTTTTATCCTCTTAGCCATCATGCTTGTGTGGCACTATGGAACTCGCAAGAAGTACAAATATGACCTGCACAACAAAGTTCCATTGAAATGGATCCTTGGCTTGGGTCCGAGCCTTGGTATTGTCCGCGTCCCAGGGATAGGGCTAATATACTCTGAACTGGTAACAGGAGTTCCACCTATCTTCTCTCACTTTGTCACAAATCTCCCTGCGTTTCATAATGTAATGGTGTTTGTATGCGTCAAATCTGTTCCTGTACCTCATGTCTCATCCGATGAGCGCTTCCTCATTGGTCGTGTTGGCCCAAGACCATATCGCATGTATCGTTGCATTGTTCGATATGGTTACAAGGACGCACAGCAAGATACTGGGAACTTTGAGGACCTTCTCATCCAAAGTGTAGCAGAGTTCATCCAAATGGAAGCTGTGGAACCACAATTATCAAGCTCCGATAGTTCATCACTTGATGGTAGGATGGCAGTTATAAGCACAAATCTACAGTCACACTCACCATTTATCATAGATGATGATTTTGAAACATGTTCCACCATTCAAAGCAGCAAGTCACTGACACTTCAAAGTGTAAGATCTTTTTATGATGATGGGAGCCATGAAAACAGAAAACGACGAATCAGGTTCAACTTGCCAGAGAACTCTGGCATGGATCCTGAAGTTAGGGATGAGCTTATAGATTTGGTTCAGGCAAAGGAGTCAGGGATTGCATATATAATGGGACACTCATGTGTCAAGGCACGTAGATCGTCCTCTTGCTGGAAGAAATTTGTCATTGACGTTGCATATTCATTTCTGCGTAAGAACTGCAGAGCTTCCGCTGTTGCACTTAACATTCCTCACATTAGTCTTATTGAAGTTGGCATGATATACTATGTCTAG